One genomic window of Polyangium aurulentum includes the following:
- a CDS encoding NAD(P)/FAD-dependent oxidoreductase, giving the protein MRRYDVVIAGGGIAGGFLARQLKLTRPELDILVLESQPEINDFKVGESTVEVAASYMIRRLNLGTYLYQHQLPKNGLRFFFDSPEKDLPLTRMSEIGSDHMPFHPSFQLERAKLERDIAIMNAELGCQVELGAKVTDVRIDGESEHMVAWEKGGERFEASCRWFIDATGRRHLLNRKLGLPVHKETRLNTAAAWGRYRNVAGLDAVTDRAFRERVRYTARHLSTNHFMYDGYWIWFIPLAGDLMSVGVVYDKDRIGPGPRNRAELEAFLHKHRSSRDLMEGAIFEDYQGYAHLPYWSEKYFSKDRWALTGFAGAFTDPFYSPGSDFIATANEFITSLILAEMGGDDTFEARLEAYNAYYRFKYESTLRLYSRMYPIFGSFEIYRLKYLLDFNNYYNLVYWPFLADKLTDLDWVRGELEFTPVVLRALDAMADHFSRMGDVLRTRGEYFAKNEGHWANGLNGVVQLEKRLGPVFDDAFRKEQVDRAYGSVFAAVLERLSGEPGLGDRKPVLDELKLPQVLVFKDINEDSAQRLLDRIARRIGAELRKEFPSVEKVVLGKSLAGDAGLAVIGPPEGGPEHAEVLARARSLWDTSGKSYAYAAL; this is encoded by the coding sequence TTGCGTCGCTACGATGTCGTCATTGCCGGGGGTGGCATTGCCGGCGGATTTCTCGCCAGGCAGCTCAAGCTCACGCGCCCCGAGCTCGACATTCTCGTGCTCGAGTCGCAGCCCGAGATCAACGACTTCAAGGTCGGCGAGAGCACGGTGGAGGTCGCGGCGAGCTACATGATTCGCCGCCTGAACCTCGGGACGTACCTCTATCAGCACCAGCTCCCGAAGAACGGGCTGCGCTTCTTCTTCGACTCGCCCGAAAAGGACCTGCCGCTCACGCGCATGAGCGAGATCGGGTCCGATCACATGCCCTTCCACCCGAGCTTCCAGCTCGAGCGGGCCAAGCTCGAGCGCGACATCGCGATCATGAATGCCGAGCTCGGCTGCCAGGTCGAGCTCGGGGCCAAGGTCACCGACGTGCGGATCGACGGCGAATCCGAGCACATGGTGGCGTGGGAGAAGGGCGGCGAGCGCTTCGAGGCGAGCTGCCGGTGGTTCATCGACGCGACGGGTCGGCGGCACCTGCTCAATCGCAAGCTCGGCCTGCCCGTGCACAAGGAGACGCGGCTCAATACGGCGGCCGCGTGGGGTCGTTATCGCAACGTGGCCGGGCTCGACGCCGTGACCGATCGCGCCTTCCGGGAGCGCGTCCGCTACACCGCGCGGCACCTGTCGACGAACCATTTCATGTACGACGGCTACTGGATCTGGTTCATCCCGCTGGCGGGCGACCTCATGAGCGTGGGCGTGGTCTACGACAAGGACCGCATCGGCCCCGGGCCGCGCAATCGCGCCGAGCTCGAGGCGTTCCTCCACAAGCACAGGTCCTCGCGCGACCTCATGGAGGGCGCGATCTTCGAGGATTACCAGGGCTACGCGCACCTGCCTTACTGGTCCGAGAAATACTTCTCGAAGGACCGCTGGGCCCTCACCGGCTTTGCGGGCGCGTTCACCGACCCGTTCTACAGCCCCGGCTCCGACTTCATCGCCACGGCGAACGAGTTCATCACCTCGCTCATCCTGGCCGAGATGGGCGGCGACGACACCTTCGAGGCGCGCCTCGAGGCGTACAACGCCTACTACCGCTTCAAATACGAGAGCACGCTGCGCCTCTATTCGCGGATGTATCCGATCTTCGGCAGCTTCGAGATCTACCGCCTCAAATACCTGCTCGACTTCAACAACTACTACAACCTCGTCTACTGGCCGTTCCTCGCGGACAAACTGACGGACCTCGACTGGGTGCGGGGCGAGCTCGAGTTCACGCCCGTCGTCCTGAGGGCCCTCGACGCGATGGCGGACCATTTCTCGCGCATGGGCGACGTGCTGCGGACGCGGGGCGAGTATTTCGCCAAGAACGAGGGCCACTGGGCGAACGGGCTCAATGGCGTCGTGCAGCTCGAAAAGCGCCTCGGCCCCGTGTTCGACGATGCTTTCCGCAAGGAGCAGGTCGACAGGGCTTATGGCAGCGTCTTCGCCGCGGTGCTCGAGCGCCTCTCGGGCGAGCCGGGGCTCGGCGATCGAAAGCCCGTGCTCGACGAGCTCAAGCTCCCCCAGGTGCTCGTCTTCAAGGACATCAACGAGGACAGCGCACAGCGCCTGCTCGATCGCATCGCGCGGCGCATCGGCGCCGAGCTACGCAAGGAGTTCCCGAGCGTCGAGAAGGTCGTGCTCGGCAAATCCCTCGCCGGCGACGCCGGGCTCGCGGTGATCGGGCCTCCCGAGGGAGGCCCCGAGCATGCAGAGGTCCTCGCCCGCGCGCGCTCTCTCTGGGATACGTCGGGTAAGTCGTACGCGTACGCTGCCCTCTGA
- a CDS encoding pilus assembly protein PilP — protein MKRPWRARAFVLLVASAIAAGCEDDETWTPPPAPNAPAQPAAGGEPAGAAAAPPSARGDAGAALPTNLPDIPERQFTEADFSETDRNRDPFRGFASLFAQQAKGRSVQQRQVLVDRYSLDELKLVGVVTRGPARALFTDPTGLGWVLKVGDYVGKPEIVHTGGPSGADVAINWRVDRIRESDVVFVREDPAHPEIAPVTRVVALFPTDDKSSPR, from the coding sequence GTGAAGCGCCCCTGGCGCGCGCGCGCGTTCGTACTTCTCGTAGCCTCCGCGATCGCCGCAGGCTGCGAGGACGACGAGACGTGGACACCTCCGCCGGCCCCGAACGCGCCCGCGCAGCCTGCTGCAGGTGGCGAGCCCGCGGGCGCTGCTGCGGCGCCTCCCTCTGCGCGCGGCGACGCGGGCGCTGCGCTTCCGACGAACCTGCCCGACATCCCCGAGCGTCAGTTCACCGAGGCCGACTTCAGCGAGACCGATCGCAACCGCGATCCGTTCCGCGGCTTCGCCAGCCTCTTCGCGCAGCAGGCGAAGGGCCGCAGCGTGCAGCAGCGCCAGGTGCTCGTGGATCGCTACTCGCTCGACGAGCTCAAGCTCGTGGGCGTCGTGACCCGCGGCCCGGCGCGCGCGCTCTTCACGGATCCGACCGGGCTCGGCTGGGTGCTCAAGGTGGGCGACTACGTGGGCAAGCCCGAGATCGTCCACACGGGCGGGCCCTCCGGCGCCGACGTGGCCATCAACTGGCGCGTCGATCGGATCCGCGAGAGCGACGTGGTGTTCGTGCGCGAGGATCCGGCGCACCCCGAGATCGCGCCCGTCACGCGCGTGGTCGCGCTCTTCCCCACCGACGACAAGTCCTCGCCGCGGTAA
- a CDS encoding type 4a pilus biogenesis protein PilO codes for MAAKAPAASGSSLDRLPLAGKVGFGLLMMALVGALFFVFLYEDLSNELSRAVQREGQLRDELRTAQLAKEAYQRDRDEKVRSEVRAEQTKKMLPDDPETPAFLASLQQTATIAGVNLTSWTPVEEAPQEFFAKVPMKLTLSGRYHQVAKFFYGVGQLDRIINMEDIQIKATQRPPTTPGADENVEPEVTVECLATAFRALKLGEQGSKRRGPGK; via the coding sequence ATGGCCGCGAAGGCCCCCGCCGCGTCTGGATCGAGCCTCGACAGGCTCCCGCTCGCCGGCAAGGTAGGCTTCGGCCTTCTGATGATGGCGCTCGTCGGCGCGCTCTTCTTCGTGTTCCTCTACGAGGATCTGTCGAACGAGCTTTCGCGGGCCGTGCAGCGCGAGGGGCAGCTCCGCGACGAGCTCCGCACCGCGCAGCTCGCGAAGGAGGCCTACCAGCGCGACCGCGACGAGAAGGTCCGCAGCGAGGTGCGCGCCGAGCAGACGAAGAAGATGCTGCCCGACGATCCGGAGACGCCTGCGTTCCTCGCGTCGCTGCAGCAGACGGCCACGATCGCCGGCGTGAACCTGACGAGCTGGACGCCCGTCGAGGAGGCCCCGCAGGAGTTCTTCGCGAAGGTGCCGATGAAGCTCACGCTCTCGGGCCGCTACCACCAGGTCGCAAAGTTCTTCTACGGCGTGGGTCAGCTCGATCGGATCATCAACATGGAGGACATCCAGATCAAGGCGACGCAGCGCCCGCCGACGACGCCCGGCGCCGACGAGAACGTCGAGCCCGAGGTGACCGTCGAGTGCCTCGCCACTGCGTTCCGCGCCCTCAAGCTCGGCGAGCAGGGCAGCAAGCGCAGGGGGCCGGGCAAGTGA
- a CDS encoding type IV pilus secretin PilQ: MRGLDLGRRLGVFGLFAALTVLSASSAQADAGAPLVVKDVKLTATAEGAAKVSVATSAEPRFFARIAEGGQRLIVDIAGADVKGAPAAITRGNAIVGGVMTQAFTSPEGGKTTRVLVQLAHPAEYRIAATSAGLTIDLASAQATAPMRAPADAPAAKPAPAATAGASSAPSIVVTNVRYDHQPSRDRVVVELGDKARFSHATTPDGRSVLELEGVRLPDALQRKLDVGAFGGAVASIATYRRKSDPSRVVVEVEPRGEATGTVTREGTSLVLTFASGATHPMLSGVGADGGAARRVRTVAREEDLSGAPSASTSATESVTDGEEAAGFLPTAIAQQRRFTGRRIDLDLKDADIHNVLRLISDVGRVNIVTSDDVKGNVTIRMRNVPWDQALETVLQAKGLGMVRQGNMVRVAPLAELNRERELDLARRKSELQLAPLETRLIPVNYATAKELQARGKDLLSPRGSLAVDERTNVLVARDVAGNLDQLEELVRALDTQTPQVLIEARIVEATSRYLRDVGIQWGGDATFSPATGNPTGLIFPSSIGAVGGASDQATPTAGLSPFQNAVPNPNFAVNLPAIVGTGQGGAIGLTFGAIDNSVNLSVRLSAAESTGMLRIVSSPRILTLDNREARISQGTLIPFSQISAQGVQTTFQEAKLQLLVRPHVTSDGSVSMHVKINRDEPDFNQTSARGDPTILKREAETDLLIMDGHTAVIGGIFTRNTGRNLDQIPVLGDIPILGVLFQRRRANDSRSELVIFITPRIVNRAEALGK; the protein is encoded by the coding sequence ATGAGGGGCCTCGATCTGGGTCGTCGGTTGGGGGTTTTCGGCCTGTTCGCCGCGCTGACGGTGCTCTCGGCGTCATCGGCCCAGGCGGACGCGGGCGCGCCGCTCGTCGTGAAGGACGTGAAGCTCACGGCGACGGCCGAGGGCGCAGCCAAGGTCTCCGTGGCCACGAGCGCCGAGCCGCGCTTCTTCGCCCGCATCGCCGAGGGCGGCCAGCGGCTCATCGTCGACATCGCGGGCGCCGACGTGAAGGGCGCGCCGGCTGCGATCACGCGCGGCAACGCCATCGTCGGAGGCGTGATGACGCAGGCCTTCACCTCGCCCGAGGGCGGCAAGACCACGCGCGTCCTCGTGCAGCTCGCGCACCCCGCCGAGTACCGCATCGCGGCCACGTCCGCAGGGCTCACCATCGATCTCGCCTCTGCACAGGCCACCGCGCCCATGCGCGCCCCGGCCGACGCGCCCGCCGCGAAGCCCGCGCCCGCAGCGACGGCAGGGGCGTCCTCCGCGCCGTCGATTGTCGTGACGAACGTCCGCTACGATCACCAGCCGAGCCGCGATCGGGTGGTCGTCGAGCTCGGCGACAAGGCGCGCTTCTCGCACGCGACCACGCCCGATGGCCGCTCGGTGCTCGAGCTCGAGGGCGTGCGGTTGCCCGACGCCTTGCAGCGCAAGCTCGACGTCGGCGCCTTCGGGGGCGCGGTCGCGTCCATCGCTACCTACCGCCGCAAGAGCGATCCGTCGCGCGTCGTCGTCGAGGTCGAGCCTCGCGGCGAGGCGACGGGCACCGTCACGCGGGAGGGCACCTCGCTCGTGCTCACCTTCGCGAGCGGCGCGACGCACCCCATGCTCTCGGGCGTGGGCGCCGACGGCGGCGCAGCCCGGCGCGTGCGCACGGTCGCGCGCGAGGAGGATCTCTCCGGCGCGCCTTCTGCCTCGACCTCCGCGACCGAGTCGGTGACGGACGGCGAGGAAGCCGCGGGCTTTCTGCCCACTGCGATCGCGCAGCAGCGCCGCTTCACGGGCAGGCGCATCGATCTCGATCTCAAGGACGCCGACATCCACAACGTCCTGCGGCTCATCTCCGACGTCGGTCGCGTCAACATCGTCACCTCGGACGACGTGAAGGGCAACGTCACCATCCGCATGCGCAACGTCCCCTGGGACCAGGCGCTCGAGACGGTGCTTCAGGCCAAGGGACTCGGCATGGTGCGTCAGGGCAACATGGTCCGCGTCGCCCCGCTCGCCGAGCTCAACCGCGAGCGCGAGCTCGATCTCGCCCGCCGCAAGAGCGAGCTGCAGCTCGCGCCCCTCGAGACGCGCCTCATCCCGGTCAACTACGCGACGGCCAAGGAGCTCCAGGCGCGCGGCAAAGATCTGCTCTCACCGCGCGGCTCGCTCGCGGTCGACGAGCGCACCAACGTCCTCGTCGCGCGCGACGTCGCGGGCAACCTCGATCAGCTCGAGGAGCTCGTGCGCGCGCTCGACACGCAGACGCCCCAGGTCCTCATCGAGGCGCGCATCGTCGAGGCCACGAGCCGCTACCTGCGCGACGTCGGCATCCAGTGGGGCGGCGACGCGACCTTCAGCCCCGCCACGGGCAACCCCACGGGCCTCATCTTCCCGTCGTCGATCGGCGCCGTCGGTGGCGCCAGCGATCAGGCCACGCCCACCGCGGGCCTGTCGCCCTTCCAGAACGCCGTGCCCAATCCGAACTTCGCGGTGAACCTCCCCGCCATCGTCGGCACCGGGCAGGGCGGCGCGATTGGTCTCACGTTCGGCGCGATCGACAACTCCGTGAACCTCTCGGTGCGCCTCTCCGCCGCGGAGTCCACGGGCATGCTCCGCATCGTCTCGAGCCCGCGCATCCTCACGCTCGACAACCGCGAGGCGCGCATCAGCCAGGGCACGCTCATCCCGTTCTCGCAGATCAGCGCGCAGGGCGTTCAGACCACGTTCCAGGAGGCCAAGCTCCAGCTCCTCGTTCGCCCGCACGTCACCAGCGACGGCAGCGTCTCGATGCACGTGAAGATCAACCGCGACGAGCCCGACTTCAACCAGACCTCGGCGCGCGGCGATCCCACCATCTTGAAGCGCGAGGCCGAGACCGATCTGCTCATCATGGATGGTCACACCGCGGTGATCGGCGGCATCTTCACGCGCAACACCGGCCGCAACCTCGATCAGATCCCGGTCCTCGGCGACATCCCGATCCTCGGCGTGCTCTTCCAGCGAAGGCGCGCCAACGACAGCCGCAGCGAGCTCGTGATCTTCATCACCCCGCGCATCGTCAATCGCGCCGAAGCGCTCGGCAAATGA
- a CDS encoding PilN domain-containing protein, with amino-acid sequence MIRINLLPSKRVSSSQPSQRWLLAVLAALLLEIVGLFLFYQAKREQLDEQNRTNAQLKSQIDDINKLVADHEEIKKALAVLRAREEAIAKLQAGRTGPTAVLLELSQILSAGKGPSADPDKLAKLRKDNPLAVYNPSWDARRLWLTSYLEGQRTVRIEGLARDGNDVYELAQRLKLSPYFYEVTLLPGKKDADRATKVDLVSFALQLKVRY; translated from the coding sequence GTGATCCGGATCAACCTCCTGCCGAGCAAGCGCGTCTCGTCCTCGCAGCCGAGCCAGCGCTGGCTGCTCGCCGTGCTTGCCGCGCTCCTGCTCGAGATCGTCGGGCTGTTCCTCTTCTACCAGGCCAAGCGCGAGCAGCTCGACGAGCAGAACCGGACCAACGCGCAGCTCAAGAGCCAGATCGACGACATCAACAAGCTCGTCGCCGATCACGAGGAGATCAAGAAGGCCCTCGCCGTCCTGCGCGCGCGCGAGGAGGCCATCGCCAAGCTCCAGGCGGGCAGGACGGGGCCGACGGCGGTCTTGCTCGAGCTTTCGCAGATCCTGAGCGCCGGCAAGGGCCCGAGCGCGGACCCGGACAAGCTCGCGAAGCTGCGCAAGGACAACCCGCTCGCGGTCTACAACCCGTCGTGGGACGCGCGCAGGCTCTGGCTCACGTCGTACCTCGAGGGGCAGCGCACGGTGCGCATCGAGGGCCTCGCGCGCGACGGCAACGACGTCTACGAGCTGGCGCAGCGGCTCAAGCTCTCGCCCTACTTCTACGAGGTCACGCTGCTGCCCGGGAAGAAGGACGCCGATCGGGCCACCAAGGTCGATCTCGTGAGCTTCGCGCTCCAGCTCAAGGTGAGGTACTGA